The Ramlibacter pinisoli genome segment TTGAAGCGGTGCACCTCGTCGACGAAGACGATGGTGCGCCGCTGCTCCAGGCCGTCGCGCGCGCGCTGCGCCGCCTCGACCGCGTCGCGGATGTCTTTCACGCCGCCGAGCACCGCGCTGATGCTGATGAACTGGGCGTCGAACGCGTCGGCCATCAGCCGCGCGATGGTGGTCTTGCCGGTGCCGGGCGGCCCCCACAGGATGCAGCTGTGCGGCTGGCCCGACTCGAACGCGATGCGCAGCGCCATGCCCTCGCCCAGCAGGTGCTGCTGGCCGACGACCTCGCCCAGGGATTGGGGCCGTAGCCGCTCGGCGAGCGGCCGGTGGGGTGTGGCGGGGGCCTTGGGCAAGGCTACTGCCGCACCACGTCCGCGCCCGGCGGCGGCCTGAACTGGAAGGTGTCGGCCGCCAGCGAGGTGTTCACCTGCAGGCGGTCGAACTTCATCACCGACAGCTGGCCGAAGCTGTCGAGGATCTCCAGCACCGCCAGCTCGTTGCCGCGGAAGCCGACCTTGACGCCGTTGAGCTGTCCGTCCCGGGACTTGGGCGTGGCCTGCACCCACTGCAGCCCGTCGCGGTCGGGCACGGCCTGCAGCGTGAAGTCGCGCTGCAGGCTGGCCAGGTCGGGCGCCGCCGCGACGATCGCGGCCGGCGTGGCGCCCAGCACCTGGGCCTGCTTGCGCGCGGTCACCTGGTTGAGGTCGACGTCGTGCAGCCAGAGCGTCTGGCCGTCGGCCACGATGGTCTGCACGAACGGCTTGCGGTAGTCGAAGCGGAAGCGGTTCGGGCGCGCGAACTCGAAGGTGCCGGTGGAGGTCTTGCTGCGCGCCGCCTCGCCCGCACGGGCCGGGGCGGTGACGATCTGGGTGAAGTCTGCGCGGCCGCTGCGCGCGGTCTTGACGAAGGACTCGAGCGCTTCGAGCCCGTCGGCGTGGGCGGCGAGCGCCAGGGTGGCCAGCAGCGTGGCGGCGAGACGTTTCATGCGGTATTGGTGCGGCCCAGCAGGCCGGAAGTTCGCAACCAGGGGTTACTCGGCCCGGGCCGGCACGAGGATCTCGCGCTGGCCCTGGCCGTTCATCGCGCTCACCAGGCCGGCATTCTCCATGTCCTCGACCAGGCGCGCAGCCCGGTTGTAGCCGATCTTG includes the following:
- the lolA gene encoding outer membrane lipoprotein chaperone LolA, which translates into the protein MKRLAATLLATLALAAHADGLEALESFVKTARSGRADFTQIVTAPARAGEAARSKTSTGTFEFARPNRFRFDYRKPFVQTIVADGQTLWLHDVDLNQVTARKQAQVLGATPAAIVAAAPDLASLQRDFTLQAVPDRDGLQWVQATPKSRDGQLNGVKVGFRGNELAVLEILDSFGQLSVMKFDRLQVNTSLAADTFQFRPPPGADVVRQ